One window from the genome of Streptomyces sp. NBC_01476 encodes:
- a CDS encoding GH92 family glycosyl hydrolase, giving the protein MTNPGRGKRRTVVAALAAAATAVLGMGIGAGPATAAPAHSTSGAPASYVNPLIGSSNAGNTYPGTVVPFGMLSWSPQTSTGNQFSNPAPGGYRYDATRIRGFSLTHLNGVGCSGANGDIPIMPYVGDVDSSPSADTKDAKYASTFSHANETAQAGYYKVALDSGASAELTSTARTGTGEFGFPADQPASMLFRTSNSESGSAAATVAVDAATRTVTGSVSAGNFCGPQSANNRHDVYTLYFTAHFDQAFAKTGTWTDSTLNPGATSATGGTGYNSSGNATAGKGSGAYVTFSPGTHQVQAKVAISYVSPQNAEANLRAENPPSKSFATTRAQATAAWNTALGKIQVSGGSADQQSTFYTALYHSMLEPTLTSDVNGQYLGGDRKTHSLARGQHAQYGTFSGWDQYRAQVQLLTLLQPKTGSDYAQSLFNYAQQRGGEWDRWLLENGKTSIMSGDPSDAALAGIYAFGGRDFDVKGALASLVKAATVPTANDNDSAGCNVECVGQRPALDKYLSLGYVPSDNCHCWGGAAETLEDAAADFGLSELAGRLGDQKTQQTFADRSGNWTNVFDPNATAQGGYMRDRNSDGSWAGTTFSPSTGNGFVEGSSARYTWMVYSDVAGLAQAMGGNKAAIARLDAFFRAPDGSFDFSAADQTRYDPTNEPDINAPYLYDYLGAPYKTQETVRAEVDGLWTNTPGGIPGNDDAGTMSSWYVFSALGMYPQVPSRADLVLTAPLFPHAVVHTGLGKTITVNAPRASAQNIYVQSLRTNGRSSGQPWVPASFVTRGGTLDYTLGSTPNTSWGSSPKNAPPSFRDGEAPFFAATDPARVKVEPGSSADTTIKLSTLQDKKVGVHWTAAPPAGITLKPAHGDVTIPKAGATTAKLSVVVGADTKAGVYSVPLTLTTSSGGRHGSTVTVPKTWLSVTVGVQGSVTWYVNNAGTSPDDQNPTANFDGGGWSYSAKALADAGVTPGATVSAAGFDFTWPDVEPGAPDNIVVGGGDQVLDVSATSAGDTQLSLLGSAAFGDSSGTVTLTYTDGTTQQAQIGFSDWTLGGGGSQPSFGNVVAVHTAYRDVLGGTTDPVGTDVFATVPIALQAGKQLATVTLPATTTGGDMHLFGIATA; this is encoded by the coding sequence ATGACGAACCCCGGTCGCGGGAAACGCAGAACCGTCGTCGCCGCGCTGGCCGCCGCGGCGACCGCCGTGCTCGGCATGGGAATCGGCGCCGGCCCCGCCACCGCGGCGCCGGCGCACAGTACGTCCGGCGCCCCCGCGTCGTACGTCAATCCGCTGATCGGGTCCTCCAACGCCGGTAACACCTACCCCGGCACGGTCGTGCCCTTCGGCATGCTCTCCTGGAGCCCGCAGACCTCGACGGGCAATCAGTTCTCCAACCCCGCGCCCGGCGGCTACCGTTACGACGCCACCAGGATCCGCGGCTTCAGCCTCACCCACCTCAACGGCGTGGGCTGTTCCGGCGCCAACGGCGACATCCCGATCATGCCGTACGTGGGCGACGTCGACTCCTCGCCCAGCGCCGACACCAAGGACGCGAAGTACGCCAGCACCTTCTCGCACGCCAACGAGACGGCCCAGGCGGGCTATTACAAGGTCGCCCTGGACAGCGGCGCCAGCGCCGAACTGACCAGCACCGCCCGCACCGGCACCGGCGAGTTCGGCTTCCCGGCCGACCAGCCGGCCAGCATGCTCTTCCGTACCTCGAACTCCGAGAGCGGCAGCGCCGCCGCCACGGTCGCCGTGGACGCCGCCACCCGGACGGTCACCGGCTCGGTGAGCGCGGGCAACTTCTGCGGCCCGCAGAGCGCCAACAACCGCCACGACGTCTACACCCTTTACTTCACCGCCCACTTCGACCAGGCCTTCGCCAAGACCGGCACCTGGACCGACAGCACGCTGAACCCCGGCGCCACCTCCGCCACCGGCGGCACTGGCTACAACTCCAGCGGCAACGCCACCGCGGGCAAGGGCTCCGGCGCCTATGTGACCTTCTCGCCCGGCACCCACCAGGTGCAGGCCAAGGTCGCCATCTCGTACGTGAGTCCGCAGAACGCCGAGGCCAACCTGCGCGCGGAGAACCCGCCGAGCAAGAGCTTCGCCACGACCCGGGCCCAGGCAACCGCCGCGTGGAACACCGCCCTTGGCAAGATCCAGGTCTCCGGCGGCTCCGCCGACCAGCAGAGCACCTTCTACACCGCGCTCTACCACTCGATGCTGGAGCCGACCCTCACCAGCGACGTCAACGGCCAGTATCTCGGCGGTGACCGCAAGACACACTCGCTCGCCCGCGGCCAGCACGCCCAGTACGGCACCTTCTCCGGCTGGGACCAGTACCGCGCGCAGGTGCAGCTGCTCACCCTGCTGCAGCCGAAGACCGGCAGCGACTACGCCCAGTCCCTCTTCAACTACGCCCAGCAGCGCGGCGGTGAGTGGGACCGCTGGCTGCTGGAGAACGGCAAGACCAGCATCATGTCCGGCGATCCCTCGGACGCGGCGCTGGCCGGCATCTACGCCTTCGGCGGACGGGACTTCGACGTCAAGGGCGCGCTCGCCTCGCTGGTGAAGGCCGCCACCGTACCCACCGCCAACGACAACGACAGCGCCGGCTGCAACGTCGAATGCGTCGGCCAGCGACCGGCCCTGGACAAGTACCTGTCGCTCGGCTACGTGCCGTCCGACAACTGCCACTGCTGGGGCGGCGCCGCCGAGACGCTGGAGGACGCGGCGGCCGACTTCGGCCTGTCCGAACTGGCCGGCCGGCTCGGCGACCAGAAGACCCAGCAGACGTTCGCCGACCGCAGCGGCAACTGGACCAACGTCTTCGACCCCAACGCCACCGCGCAGGGCGGCTACATGCGCGACCGCAACTCCGACGGCTCGTGGGCCGGTACGACCTTCAGCCCCAGCACCGGCAACGGCTTCGTCGAGGGCAGCAGCGCCCGCTACACCTGGATGGTCTACTCCGACGTGGCCGGCCTGGCCCAGGCCATGGGCGGGAACAAGGCGGCCATCGCCCGGCTCGACGCCTTCTTCCGCGCACCCGACGGCAGCTTCGACTTCTCCGCCGCCGACCAGACGCGCTACGACCCCACCAACGAGCCCGACATCAACGCGCCCTACCTCTACGACTACCTGGGCGCTCCGTACAAGACCCAGGAGACGGTCCGCGCCGAGGTGGACGGTCTGTGGACCAACACCCCCGGCGGCATCCCCGGCAACGACGACGCCGGCACCATGTCGTCCTGGTACGTCTTCTCCGCGCTCGGGATGTACCCGCAGGTTCCCAGCCGCGCGGACCTGGTGCTCACCGCGCCGCTCTTCCCGCACGCGGTGGTCCACACCGGGCTCGGGAAGACCATCACGGTCAACGCCCCCCGGGCATCGGCCCAGAACATCTACGTGCAGAGCCTGCGGACCAACGGCCGCAGCTCCGGGCAGCCCTGGGTCCCGGCGTCCTTCGTTACCCGCGGCGGCACCCTGGACTACACCCTGGGCAGCACCCCGAACACCTCCTGGGGCAGCTCGCCGAAGAACGCGCCGCCGTCCTTCCGCGACGGTGAGGCACCGTTCTTCGCCGCCACCGACCCCGCCCGGGTCAAGGTCGAGCCGGGCAGTTCGGCGGACACCACCATCAAGCTCTCCACGCTGCAGGACAAGAAGGTCGGCGTCCACTGGACCGCCGCCCCGCCGGCCGGCATCACCCTGAAGCCCGCGCACGGCGACGTCACCATCCCCAAGGCCGGCGCCACCACCGCGAAGCTCTCGGTCGTGGTCGGAGCCGACACCAAAGCGGGCGTCTACTCCGTCCCGCTGACCTTGACCACCTCCTCCGGCGGCCGGCACGGCAGCACCGTGACCGTGCCGAAGACCTGGCTCTCGGTGACCGTCGGCGTGCAGGGCAGCGTCACCTGGTACGTCAACAACGCGGGCACGTCCCCCGACGACCAGAATCCGACCGCCAACTTCGACGGCGGCGGCTGGAGTTACTCCGCCAAGGCGCTTGCCGACGCCGGCGTCACGCCGGGCGCCACGGTCTCCGCGGCCGGCTTCGACTTCACCTGGCCCGATGTGGAGCCCGGCGCGCCGGACAACATCGTGGTCGGCGGCGGCGACCAGGTCCTCGACGTCTCCGCGACCTCCGCGGGCGACACGCAGCTCAGCCTGCTGGGCAGTGCCGCCTTCGGCGACAGCAGCGGCACGGTGACCCTCACCTACACCGACGGGACCACCCAGCAGGCCCAGATCGGCTTCAGTGACTGGACCCTGGGCGGCGGCGGAAGCCAGCCGTCGTTCGGCAACGTGGTGGCCGTGCACACCGCCTACCGCGATGTGCTCGGCGGCACCACCGACCCGGTCGGCACCGATGTCTTCGCCACCGTGCCGATCGCCCTGCAGGCCGGCAAGCAGCTGGCGACGGTGACGTTGCCGGCCACCACGACCGGCGGTGACATGCACCTCTTCGGCATCGCCACCGCCTGA